In a single window of the Cucumis melo cultivar AY chromosome 11, USDA_Cmelo_AY_1.0, whole genome shotgun sequence genome:
- the LOC103497307 gene encoding probable amidase At4g34880: MAGQSFLLYVSMLLGLMAILSSYGSCSFHTKLSIEEATLIDLQHAFYQNKLTSRQLVEFYLEQVHRFNPILKGIIEVNPDALDQASRADIERKKSSPRSLSPLHGIPVLVKDNIATKDKLNTTAGSFALLGSIVPRDAGVVTKLRMAGAIIFGKASLSEWSYFRSNELPSGWSARGGQGKNPYILGEPCGSSSGSAISVAANMVTVSLGTETDGSILCPSTLNSVVGIKPTVGLTSRAGVIPISSRQDSVGPICRTVSDATYVLDAIVGADRYDNSTIEASKYIPKGGYGQFLRAGGLKGKRIGIVREFYDFGHDETFYPQAYEKVLKTLKKGGAILVDNRTIDNLQLIFDGSSGEQIALLAEFKISLNAYLKELVASPIRSLSDAIEFNKKNSKLENLEYGQELFLKAEATNGIGDAEKAALARLAKLSKDGFERLMIKNKLDAIAAPGSLISSVFAIGGFPGVSVPAGYDPQGVPYGITFGGLKGFEPRLIEIAYGFEHLTKSRKPPSINGL, encoded by the exons ATGGCTGGCCAAAGCTTTCTCCTTTACGTATCCATGCTTCTTGGTTTGATGGCAATTTTATCATCATATGGGAGTTGTAGCTTTCACActaaactttcaattgaagAAGCAACTTTAATAGATCTCCAACATGCTTTCTACCAAAACAAACTCACCTCCAGACAACTTGTCGAGTTTTACCTCGAACAAGTGCATAGATTTAACCCCATCCTAAAAGGGATCATAGAAGTGAATCCAGATGCTTTAGACCAAGCCTCTCGAGCTGACATCGAGCGCAAGAAAAGCTCACCAAGATCTTTGTCTCCACTTCATGGCATTCCTGTGCTTGTAAAAGATAACATTGCAACCAAGGATAAGCTGAACACAACTGCTGGCTCTTTTGCTTTACTTGGCTCTATTGTTCCTCGTGATGCAGGTGTGGTGACGAAGTTGAGGATGGCAGGTGCAATCATATTCGGAAAAGCGAGCCTGAGCGAGTGGTCTTATTTCAGGTCCAATGAACTTCCCAGTGGTTGGAGCGCTAGGGGTGGCCAAGGCAAG AATCCTTACATATTGGGAGAACCGTGTGGCTCGAGCAGCGGCTCTGCCATATCTGTTGCAGCAAATATGGTTACAGTTTCACTGGGAACCGAGACTGATGGATCAATATTATGCCCTTCTACTCTCAACTCAGTAGTTGGCATTAAACCCACAGTAGGTCTCACCAGTAGAGCAGGGGTTATTCCAATCTCTTCGAGGCAGGACTCTGTCGG GCCTATTTGTAGAACAGTATCAGATGCGACTTATGTTCTAGATGCCATTGTAGGAGCGGATAGATATGACAATTCAACAATTGAAGCATCAAAATACATTCCAAAAGGTGGATATGGCCAATTTCTAAGGGCTGGTGGGCTGAAAGGAAAGAGAATAGGAATTGTGAGGGAATTCTATGATTTTGGCCATGATGAAACTTTCTACCCTCAAGCTTATGAGAAAGTTCTCAAAACCTTGAA GAAAGGAGGAGCAATATTGGTGGACAATCGAACGATAGACAACCTACAGCTAATCTTTGACGGTTCAAGTGGAGAGCAGATTGCATTGCTCGCCGAATTCAAAATATCCTTAAATGCCTATCTCAAAGAGCTAGTTGCTTCTCCAATTCGATCCTTGTCAGATGCAATAGAATTCAACAAAAAGAACTCAAAACTT GAAAATCTAGAGTATGGTCAGGAGTTATTTCTAAAAGCAGAAGCCACAAATGGAATCGGAGATGCAGAAAAGGCAGCATTAGCCAGATTAGCAAAACTGTCTAAAGATGGATTTGAGAGACTGATGATTAAGAACAAGCTTGATGCAATAGCAGCTCCTGGTTCGCTAATATCTTCTGTTTTTGCAATTGGAGGTTTTCCTGGAGTTAGTGTACCAGCTGGATATGACCCTCAAGGGGTTCCCTATGGTATCACCTTTGGAGGATTAAAGGGATTCGAGCCAAGGCTGATAGAGATTGCATATGGATTTGAGCATTTGACTAAGAGTAGAAAGCCCCCTTCAATTAACGGACTCTAA